Proteins encoded in a region of the Scyliorhinus torazame isolate Kashiwa2021f chromosome 1, sScyTor2.1, whole genome shotgun sequence genome:
- the LOC140429408 gene encoding gypsy retrotransposon integrase-like protein 1 isoform X1, giving the protein MAEPGDKFSDIQRYLADGRFPATFCPARKKNLKRYAQKFQLEGGCLYYVGPKKDEKREVVADREKRRQIFLECHFSDIGSHLGQKKTVHRIQNRYYWLGIVKDVVDWIKMCDTCQHAEHYKNMSRKFPPLKVTRPWEILGFDLIGPFPETTCGNTYVLTVTDYFTKWVEAIPIMKKDALSVAKGLAATFYRFGASKDIFSNESRIFCDEHTGLDDRTNEILKTAIRNAVNCKHREWDDCLDPILFEFRTSVNSSTKFTPFFLLYNREARLSSEGKFEIAHEYRSPESCGIKTESIDEFTNSVSEQQNAVQEMVIANIAAAHKREKKNAKRKARKGMELSAGEEVFPSNIDPTTKKPKKSHFLSFQIETTLSSEHTVNSGMV; this is encoded by the exons atggccGAGCCTGGGGATAAATTCAGCGACATCCAGCGGTACTTGGCCGACGGCCGCTTCCCCGCCACCTTCTGCCCGGCCCGAAAGAAAAACCTGAAGCGGTACGCGCAGAAATTCCAGCTGGAAG GTGGTTGTTTGTACTATGTGGGTCCAAAGAAGGACGAGAAGAGAGAAGTGGTGGCAGATCGAGAGAAGCGACGACAGATATTCCTGGAGTGTCACTTCTCTGACATCGGTAGCCACCTGGGACAGAAAAAAACTGTGCACAGGATCCAAAACCGATACTATTGGCTGGGAATTGTGAAGGATGTAGTTGATTGG ATTAAAATGTGTGACACCTGCCAGCATGCAGAACACTACAAGAATATGTCGCGCAAGTTCCCACCCTTGAAAGTGACCAGACCGTGGGAAATTCTCGGCTTCGATCTAATCG GCCCTTTTCCGGAAACAACCTGTGGAAATACCTATGTACTGACGGTCACTGACTATTTTACGAAGTGGGTTGAAGCCATTCCAATAATGAAGAAAGATGCTTTGTCAGTAGCCAAGGGATTGGCTGCCACCTTTTATAG GTTTGGGGCGTCAAAAGACATATTCTCCAATGAAAGCAGAATATTCTGTGATGAG CACACAGGACTCGATGACAGGACCAATGAAATATTGAAAACAGCAATTAGGAACGCAGTGAACTGCAAACACAGAGAATGGGACGACTGCTTGGATCCCATCTTGTTTGAATTTCGGACGTCAGTAAATTCGAGCACAAAGTTTACACCCTTCTTCCTGTTGTATAATCGAGAAGCTCGGCTGTCGTCTGAG GGAAAGTTTGAAATTGCACATGAGTACAGATCACCAGAAAGCTGTGGCATCAAAACTGAAAGCATAGACGAGTTCACCAATTCTGTGAGTGAGCAGCAAAATGCAGTTCAAGAAATG GTGATCGCCAACATAGCTGCCGCTCATAAACGGGAAAAGAAGAACGCAAAGAGGAAAGCCAGGAAAGGAATGGAGCTCTCTGCGGGAGAGGAGGTATTTCCCAGCAACATCGACCCCACAACTAAAAAGCCCAAGAAAAGCCACTTTCTTTCTTTCCAAATTGAAACAACTTTGTCCTCTGAGCACACTGTGAACAGTGGGATGGTGTGA
- the LOC140429408 gene encoding gypsy retrotransposon integrase-like protein 1 isoform X2: MAEPGDKFSDIQRYLADGRFPATFCPARKKNLKRYAQKFQLEGGCLYYVGPKKDEKREVVADREKRRQIFLECHFSDIGSHLGQKKTVHRIQNRYYWLGIVKDVVDWIKMCDTCQHAEHYKNMSRKFPPLKVTRPWEILGFDLIGPFPETTCGNTYVLTVTDYFTKWVEAIPIMKKDALSVAKGLAATFYRFGASKDIFSNESRIFCDEVSKNLFERWNINHKVTPAEHLQHTGLDDRTNEILKTAIRNAVNCKHREWDDCLDPILFEFRTSVNSSTKFTPFFLLYNREARLSSEGKFEIAHEYRSPESCGIKTESIDEFTNSVSEQQNAVQEMVIANIAAAHKREKKNAKRKARKGMELSAGEEVFPSNIDPTTKKPKKSHFLSFQIETTLSSEHTVNSGMV, translated from the exons atggccGAGCCTGGGGATAAATTCAGCGACATCCAGCGGTACTTGGCCGACGGCCGCTTCCCCGCCACCTTCTGCCCGGCCCGAAAGAAAAACCTGAAGCGGTACGCGCAGAAATTCCAGCTGGAAG GTGGTTGTTTGTACTATGTGGGTCCAAAGAAGGACGAGAAGAGAGAAGTGGTGGCAGATCGAGAGAAGCGACGACAGATATTCCTGGAGTGTCACTTCTCTGACATCGGTAGCCACCTGGGACAGAAAAAAACTGTGCACAGGATCCAAAACCGATACTATTGGCTGGGAATTGTGAAGGATGTAGTTGATTGG ATTAAAATGTGTGACACCTGCCAGCATGCAGAACACTACAAGAATATGTCGCGCAAGTTCCCACCCTTGAAAGTGACCAGACCGTGGGAAATTCTCGGCTTCGATCTAATCG GCCCTTTTCCGGAAACAACCTGTGGAAATACCTATGTACTGACGGTCACTGACTATTTTACGAAGTGGGTTGAAGCCATTCCAATAATGAAGAAAGATGCTTTGTCAGTAGCCAAGGGATTGGCTGCCACCTTTTATAG GTTTGGGGCGTCAAAAGACATATTCTCCAATGAAAGCAGAATATTCTGTGATGAG GTGAGCAAAAACCTGTTTGAAAGATGGAATATTAATCACAAAGTAACTCCTGCTGAACACTTGCAGCACACAGGACTCGATGACAGGACCAATGAAATATTGAAAACAGCAATTAGGAACGCAGTGAACTGCAAACACAGAGAATGGGACGACTGCTTGGATCCCATCTTGTTTGAATTTCGGACGTCAGTAAATTCGAGCACAAAGTTTACACCCTTCTTCCTGTTGTATAATCGAGAAGCTCGGCTGTCGTCTGAG GGAAAGTTTGAAATTGCACATGAGTACAGATCACCAGAAAGCTGTGGCATCAAAACTGAAAGCATAGACGAGTTCACCAATTCTGTGAGTGAGCAGCAAAATGCAGTTCAAGAAATG GTGATCGCCAACATAGCTGCCGCTCATAAACGGGAAAAGAAGAACGCAAAGAGGAAAGCCAGGAAAGGAATGGAGCTCTCTGCGGGAGAGGAGGTATTTCCCAGCAACATCGACCCCACAACTAAAAAGCCCAAGAAAAGCCACTTTCTTTCTTTCCAAATTGAAACAACTTTGTCCTCTGAGCACACTGTGAACAGTGGGATGGTGTGA